Proteins encoded within one genomic window of Saccharopolyspora pogona:
- a CDS encoding NUDIX hydrolase, whose amino-acid sequence MVQLPEDRSLPTGFVPGTPPEQPAAPKDAATVMLLRDGATGPEVFLQRRVKGMPFAGGMTVFPGGGVDQRDADASVAWNGPDADWWAERFGCSPDVARALVCAAVRETFEESGVLLAGPDHTTVVGDTSRYADARAALVSREVSLAKFLADEGLVVRADLLRPWANWVTPEREPRRYDTRFFLAAMPEGQRADAVTTEAAEAYWATPEQVLEDFEQGRCHLLPPTRVTLSELAECGSLRTAFAAERTLDKILPKLVRRNDRWHAVLPGEPGFEEAK is encoded by the coding sequence ATGGTGCAACTGCCCGAAGATCGGTCCCTGCCAACGGGATTCGTCCCCGGAACGCCGCCCGAGCAGCCGGCTGCGCCCAAGGACGCGGCGACCGTGATGTTGCTCCGCGACGGTGCGACGGGTCCAGAGGTGTTCCTGCAGCGCCGTGTGAAGGGCATGCCGTTCGCCGGCGGCATGACGGTCTTCCCCGGTGGCGGCGTCGACCAGCGCGACGCTGACGCCTCGGTGGCCTGGAACGGGCCCGATGCGGACTGGTGGGCCGAGCGGTTCGGCTGCTCACCGGACGTGGCCCGCGCGCTCGTGTGCGCGGCCGTGCGCGAGACGTTCGAGGAATCCGGGGTGTTGCTGGCCGGGCCGGATCACACGACGGTCGTCGGCGACACGAGCCGCTACGCCGATGCGCGTGCCGCGCTGGTCTCCCGCGAGGTTTCACTGGCGAAGTTCCTCGCCGACGAGGGCCTGGTCGTGCGCGCCGACCTGCTGCGCCCCTGGGCGAACTGGGTGACCCCGGAACGCGAGCCGCGGCGCTACGACACCCGGTTCTTCCTCGCCGCGATGCCCGAAGGGCAGCGGGCCGACGCGGTCACCACGGAGGCGGCCGAGGCGTACTGGGCCACGCCGGAGCAGGTGTTGGAGGACTTCGAGCAGGGCCGCTGCCACCTGCTCCCACCGACCCGCGTCACGCTCAGCGAGCTCGCCGAGTGCGGCAGCCTGCGGACGGCGTTCGCGGCCGAACGCACCCTGGACAAGATCCTGCCGAAGCTGGTGCGGCGCAACGACCGGTGGCATGCGGTCTTGCCCGGCGAACCCGGATTCGAGGAGGCGAAGTGA
- a CDS encoding Gfo/Idh/MocA family protein produces the protein MDEALRVGVVGAGPWAHRVHGPGLYEHPGTRLAAVWARRPDVAKTFAEPYDAAVVDGFDELLESVDAVAFAVPPAVQAEFAPQAARAGKHLVLEKPLAADPTGARRIAEAVDEAGVAALMMLTRRFAPEVREWLAGLRERDGWQGGTGRWLAGGLLAGDYAMSEWRQEQYGALIDAGPHAIDLLDAALGEIEQVHYAHRSNDGLWQIVFGHAGDLTSTLTLSLRMPVQPSLIDFAVYGEHGQAPLLGRRTAARECYARMLDDLLTMIREERTEHSCDVRRGLHLQQVLADVQQAV, from the coding sequence ATGGACGAAGCACTGCGGGTCGGCGTAGTCGGAGCTGGTCCCTGGGCCCACCGAGTGCACGGCCCGGGTTTGTACGAACATCCAGGAACGCGGTTGGCGGCCGTGTGGGCGCGACGGCCGGACGTGGCCAAGACCTTCGCCGAACCGTACGACGCGGCGGTCGTCGACGGTTTCGACGAACTGCTGGAGTCGGTAGACGCGGTGGCATTCGCGGTGCCACCCGCGGTGCAGGCCGAGTTCGCGCCGCAAGCTGCCCGCGCGGGCAAGCACCTGGTGCTAGAGAAGCCGTTGGCCGCCGATCCGACCGGTGCCCGCCGGATCGCCGAAGCGGTGGACGAGGCCGGGGTGGCCGCGCTGATGATGCTCACGCGCCGGTTCGCGCCGGAGGTGCGGGAGTGGCTGGCGGGCTTGCGGGAGCGCGACGGCTGGCAGGGCGGCACCGGTCGGTGGCTGGCAGGAGGGCTGCTGGCGGGTGATTACGCGATGTCGGAGTGGCGCCAGGAGCAGTACGGCGCGTTGATCGACGCGGGCCCGCATGCGATCGACCTGCTCGACGCGGCCCTCGGCGAGATCGAGCAGGTGCACTACGCGCACCGCAGCAACGACGGCCTCTGGCAGATCGTGTTCGGCCACGCCGGCGACCTGACCAGCACGCTGACGTTGTCGCTACGCATGCCGGTGCAGCCGTCGCTAATTGACTTCGCGGTGTACGGCGAGCACGGCCAAGCACCGCTGCTGGGTCGGCGGACGGCGGCCCGCGAGTGCTACGCGCGGATGCTCGACGACCTCCTCACGATGATCCGCGAGGAGCGCACGGAGCACTCGTGCGACGTGCGCCGGGGCCTGCACCTGCAGCAGGTCCTCGCGGACGTCCAACAGGCGGTCTAG
- a CDS encoding transposase has product MISVQDDRQAVEFGAVTGFRDGFYRCLSARADALFVLCDAVSCGERPVTSLVELSLSPVFRRGHGALYDALAAGEIDAAGVWDVLVDGLPAAADEGPLLFTADVTVCPRPDAECSADRGHCHTSCRCDGDRKTIPGWNYAWLAGIQWGRSSWVSPVDAVRMDPDDDLVAVTAAQIRELATRLRAAGRTGGAGRLPPMMVMDSGYPATAMTDAVSDVDVQLLIRLDRDDRVFHRPPPPRVPGRTGRPPKYGARFECASPTSWHTPDATLTVDTDRYGRVEVHAWSGLSPKIQARGWFADRSELPVVTARSCTSAWNTCPTDAPRTRTCGCGGPPPRASHWIWTCCGGSTYGGSTSSISSVLPSRPWAGPRRKPAHPPSRTGGPG; this is encoded by the coding sequence GTGATCAGTGTGCAGGATGACCGCCAGGCGGTCGAGTTCGGGGCTGTGACCGGGTTCCGGGATGGGTTTTACCGGTGTCTGTCGGCTCGGGCGGATGCGTTGTTCGTGCTCTGCGATGCGGTGTCCTGCGGTGAGCGGCCGGTGACCTCGTTGGTGGAGTTGTCGCTGTCGCCGGTGTTCCGGCGGGGGCATGGCGCGTTGTACGACGCGTTGGCGGCCGGGGAGATCGACGCCGCCGGGGTATGGGATGTGCTGGTGGATGGGTTGCCTGCCGCGGCGGACGAGGGACCGCTTCTGTTCACCGCTGATGTGACCGTGTGCCCGCGACCGGATGCGGAGTGCTCGGCGGATCGCGGTCACTGTCATACGTCGTGTCGCTGTGACGGTGACCGTAAGACGATCCCTGGCTGGAACTATGCGTGGCTTGCGGGCATCCAGTGGGGTCGTTCGTCGTGGGTGTCGCCGGTGGATGCGGTCCGGATGGATCCCGACGATGATCTCGTGGCGGTGACCGCCGCCCAGATCCGGGAGTTGGCTACTCGTCTGCGCGCCGCCGGGCGCACGGGTGGAGCGGGCCGCCTTCCACCGATGATGGTGATGGACTCTGGTTATCCGGCTACCGCGATGACCGACGCGGTGTCTGATGTGGACGTGCAACTGCTGATCCGTCTCGACCGTGACGATCGGGTGTTTCACCGCCCACCGCCGCCGCGGGTGCCTGGCAGGACCGGGCGGCCACCGAAATACGGCGCCCGCTTCGAGTGCGCCAGCCCCACCAGTTGGCACACCCCGGACGCCACGCTGACCGTGGACACCGACCGCTACGGACGGGTTGAGGTGCATGCCTGGTCCGGGCTGTCGCCGAAGATCCAAGCCCGCGGCTGGTTCGCCGACCGTAGCGAACTACCCGTGGTCACCGCACGGTCGTGCACGTCCGCGTGGAACACCTGCCCGACGGACGCGCCCCGCACAAGGACCTGTGGCTGTGGTGGGCCGCCCCCGAGGGCGTCCCACTGGATCTGGACATGCTGTGGCGGGTCTACCTACGGCGGTTCGACATCGAGCATTTCTTCCGTTTTGCCAAGTCGACCTTGGGCTGGACCGCGGCGAAAACCCGCACACCCGCCCAGCAGGACCGGTGGACCTGGCTGA
- the dnaN gene encoding DNA polymerase III subunit beta translates to MDLDVTAATRTLAQAAADLVRLLPGRVLDPVLSGTVLEATPDGVVLAGTDRERSIRLSHGARTHSEGQVLVPARPLAETLRNIDSPEMRLVVEGRKLALRTPNARFALPLLDLPAHPGVREAPHRVGALDTALLPLAAVAASTASRDDALPVFTGVHVRQRGQRLVLVGTDRFRMAVASLPWRPEVDDLDVLVPANLLAELAKQADGAEVALHADADRVGMSWPSAEVSSTVLDAPFPSEARHLADAFDGTVHIAAPELAGAVRRVAPFAGAQGTVLLEVGDAEVRVRAADQQFGEAEEAVKATTSGDRFTTAYQPRYLADALQAFGAQAVRIGLRSETRRSTVITGAEPDPSGAELHYVLMPKRS, encoded by the coding sequence ATGGATCTCGACGTCACCGCCGCGACCCGCACGCTCGCGCAGGCCGCGGCCGATCTCGTTCGCCTGCTGCCCGGGCGAGTGCTTGATCCGGTGCTCAGCGGCACCGTCCTCGAAGCCACGCCGGACGGTGTGGTGCTCGCGGGCACCGATCGCGAGCGCAGCATCCGGCTGAGCCACGGTGCGCGGACGCACTCCGAGGGGCAGGTGCTCGTTCCCGCGCGCCCCCTCGCCGAGACGCTGCGCAACATCGACAGCCCGGAGATGCGGCTCGTCGTCGAGGGTCGCAAGCTCGCGCTGCGCACGCCGAACGCGCGCTTCGCGCTCCCGCTGCTCGACCTGCCCGCCCACCCCGGCGTCCGCGAGGCTCCGCATCGCGTCGGCGCGCTCGACACCGCGCTGCTGCCGCTAGCCGCTGTCGCGGCGTCCACCGCGTCCCGCGATGACGCCCTACCGGTGTTCACCGGGGTCCACGTCAGGCAGCGGGGCCAGCGGCTCGTGCTCGTCGGCACCGACCGGTTCCGGATGGCAGTGGCAAGCCTGCCGTGGCGGCCCGAGGTGGACGATCTCGACGTGCTGGTGCCGGCGAACCTGCTCGCGGAACTCGCCAAGCAGGCGGACGGCGCCGAGGTCGCGCTGCACGCCGACGCGGACCGGGTCGGCATGAGCTGGCCGTCGGCCGAGGTCAGCAGCACCGTGCTGGACGCGCCGTTCCCGAGCGAGGCGCGACACCTGGCCGACGCGTTCGACGGCACCGTGCACATCGCGGCGCCCGAGCTCGCCGGGGCGGTGCGCCGCGTGGCGCCGTTCGCCGGGGCTCAGGGCACGGTGTTGTTGGAGGTCGGCGACGCCGAGGTCCGGGTGCGCGCGGCCGATCAGCAGTTCGGCGAGGCCGAAGAGGCGGTCAAGGCCACCACCAGCGGCGATCGCTTCACCACCGCCTACCAGCCCCGCTACCTCGCGGATGCGCTGCAGGCGTTCGGCGCGCAGGCAGTTCGCATCGGCCTGCGCTCCGAGACCCGCCGCTCGACGGTGATCACCGGCGCGGAACCGGACCCGTCCGGCGCCGAGCTGCACTACGTCCTGATGCCGAAGCGTTCGTGA
- a CDS encoding MBL fold metallo-hydrolase, whose product MQHPAYGALRQVTPYASVLLADNPSPMTLEGTNTWVVRERDAGDCVVIDPGPADAEHLRRVADQGSVSLVLLTHHHGDHTDGVEQFVELTGAPVRALDPALCKGAEAIRDGEIIKAGGVELRAVATAGHTADSVCFIAYHDEPAVFTGDSILGRGTTVVAHPDGHLGSYLKSLRLLAALPPGLRVLPGHGPELPDAQAIATAYLQHREQRLDQVRAAVRDLGPAVTPRQVVEVVYADVDRSVWPAAELSVQAQLAYLREQGELRD is encoded by the coding sequence ATGCAGCACCCCGCCTACGGGGCACTTCGCCAGGTCACGCCGTACGCATCGGTCTTGCTGGCGGACAACCCGTCGCCGATGACGCTGGAAGGCACCAACACGTGGGTGGTGCGCGAGCGGGACGCGGGCGACTGCGTGGTGATCGACCCCGGCCCGGCCGATGCCGAGCACCTTCGCCGCGTCGCCGACCAGGGCTCGGTCTCGCTGGTGCTGCTCACCCACCACCACGGCGACCACACCGACGGAGTCGAGCAGTTCGTCGAGCTCACCGGCGCTCCGGTGCGCGCGCTGGACCCGGCGCTGTGCAAGGGAGCGGAAGCGATCCGGGACGGCGAGATCATCAAGGCTGGCGGCGTGGAGCTGCGCGCGGTCGCCACGGCGGGCCACACCGCCGACTCGGTGTGCTTCATCGCCTACCACGACGAACCCGCCGTGTTCACCGGCGACAGCATCCTCGGCCGCGGAACGACGGTCGTGGCCCACCCCGACGGCCACCTGGGCTCCTACCTCAAGTCGCTGCGCCTGCTGGCCGCGCTGCCGCCCGGCCTGCGGGTGCTCCCCGGCCACGGCCCGGAGCTCCCCGACGCCCAAGCGATCGCGACGGCCTACCTGCAACACCGCGAACAGCGCCTCGACCAGGTCCGCGCGGCCGTCCGCGACCTCGGACCGGCGGTCACGCCGCGCCAGGTCGTGGAGGTCGTCTACGCGGACGTGGACCGCTCGGTCTGGCCCGCGGCAGAACTGAGCGTCCAAGCCCAACTTGCCTACCTGCGAGAACAGGGCGAACTCCGGGATTGA
- a CDS encoding ArsA-related P-loop ATPase encodes MTDWDGELDQARLHVVSGKGGTGKTTVAAALALALATGGRKVLLIEVEGRQGIAQLFDTAPLPYAEEWIAAAPGGGELRALAIDAEAALLEYLSMFYNLGFAGRTLRKMGAIEFATTLAPGLRDVLFTGKIKECVGRTDGRGRYVYDAVVVDAPPTGRVVKFLDVTRAMADLAKVGPIRDHSDAVVRLLHSSDTVVHLVTLLEELPVRETVEAVAQLDAADLRPGGVVCNRVRPNRLPPRSVAAAAAGRVDAERVRTGMAAAGLHVDDETLDGLVHETIEHAIRAETEDDARAQLAELDLPTVSLPDLTAGIDVAELYELAEILTEHGIRSPR; translated from the coding sequence GTGACCGACTGGGACGGGGAACTGGATCAGGCCCGACTGCACGTCGTCAGCGGCAAAGGCGGCACCGGCAAGACGACCGTCGCCGCCGCGCTCGCCCTCGCCCTGGCCACCGGCGGGCGCAAGGTGCTGCTGATCGAGGTGGAAGGCAGGCAGGGCATCGCCCAGCTCTTCGACACCGCCCCACTGCCCTACGCCGAGGAGTGGATCGCCGCGGCGCCCGGCGGCGGCGAACTCCGCGCGCTGGCCATCGATGCCGAGGCGGCGCTGCTGGAGTACCTGTCGATGTTCTACAACCTCGGCTTCGCCGGTCGCACGCTGCGCAAGATGGGCGCGATCGAGTTCGCCACGACCCTCGCGCCGGGCCTGCGCGACGTGCTGTTCACCGGGAAGATCAAGGAGTGCGTCGGCCGCACCGACGGGCGCGGCCGCTACGTCTACGACGCGGTGGTCGTCGACGCGCCGCCGACCGGCCGCGTGGTCAAGTTCCTCGACGTCACACGCGCGATGGCCGACCTCGCCAAGGTCGGGCCAATCCGGGACCACAGCGACGCCGTGGTGCGCCTGCTGCACTCCAGCGACACCGTCGTGCACCTGGTGACGCTGCTCGAGGAGCTGCCGGTACGGGAAACCGTGGAGGCGGTCGCCCAACTCGACGCCGCCGACCTGCGGCCGGGTGGCGTGGTATGCAACCGGGTCCGGCCCAACCGGCTGCCGCCCCGCTCGGTCGCCGCGGCCGCAGCGGGCCGGGTGGACGCGGAGCGGGTGCGCACCGGAATGGCCGCCGCCGGGCTCCACGTCGACGACGAGACCCTGGACGGGCTGGTGCACGAGACGATCGAGCACGCCATCCGGGCCGAGACCGAGGACGACGCCCGCGCGCAGCTCGCCGAGCTCGACCTGCCAACCGTCTCGCTGCCCGACCTCACCGCCGGGATCGACGTCGCCGAGCTCTACGAACTCGCCGAGATACTCACCGAGCACGGCATCCGGAGCCCACGATGA
- a CDS encoding DUF4177 domain-containing protein, whose amino-acid sequence MQKWEYATVPLLIHATKQILDQWGEDGWELVSVLPGPTGEQLVAYLKRPKEA is encoded by the coding sequence ATGCAGAAGTGGGAGTACGCGACGGTGCCGCTGTTGATCCACGCGACCAAACAAATCCTCGACCAGTGGGGCGAGGACGGCTGGGAGCTGGTCTCCGTCCTGCCGGGTCCGACCGGCGAGCAGCTGGTGGCCTACCTGAAGCGCCCGAAGGAGGCCTGA
- a CDS encoding rhodanese-like domain-containing protein — protein MTELITRDELKTRIDAGEVTVVDALGGACYEQQHLPGTTELTEDHVEAKANALLLDKDAAMALYGSNAACGNGQAVASKLQRLGYTRVRKYREGIQDWGGAGLPVKTGA, from the coding sequence ATGACCGAGCTGATCACCAGGGACGAGCTCAAGACGCGGATCGACGCCGGGGAGGTGACCGTCGTGGATGCGCTCGGCGGGGCCTGCTACGAGCAGCAGCACCTGCCCGGAACCACCGAGTTGACCGAGGACCACGTCGAGGCGAAGGCGAACGCGCTGCTGCTGGACAAGGACGCCGCCATGGCCCTCTACGGCTCGAACGCTGCCTGCGGCAACGGCCAGGCCGTCGCGTCGAAGTTGCAGCGGCTCGGCTACACCCGCGTCCGCAAGTACCGCGAAGGCATCCAGGACTGGGGCGGGGCGGGCTTGCCCGTCAAGACGGGAGCGTGA
- a CDS encoding RidA family protein: MGRWTERLAELGIPLPEVVPPVAAYVPAVRTGSLVYTAGQVPMVAGKPAGIGKVGAEITPEEAKQHAAICALNALAAVDGLVGLDSVVKIVKVVGFVASAEGFTGQPGVVNGASELLGEIFGEAGQHARSAVGVAELPLGVPVEVELIVEVE, translated from the coding sequence ATGGGTCGGTGGACAGAACGCCTCGCGGAGCTCGGCATCCCGCTACCGGAGGTCGTGCCTCCGGTAGCGGCGTACGTGCCCGCCGTGCGCACCGGTTCGCTGGTGTACACCGCCGGCCAGGTTCCGATGGTCGCCGGCAAGCCCGCCGGGATCGGCAAGGTCGGCGCGGAGATCACCCCGGAGGAGGCCAAGCAGCACGCCGCGATCTGCGCGCTAAACGCGCTCGCCGCGGTGGACGGGCTGGTCGGCCTGGACTCGGTGGTGAAGATCGTCAAGGTCGTCGGCTTCGTGGCCTCCGCGGAGGGCTTCACCGGTCAGCCCGGGGTGGTCAACGGCGCGTCGGAGCTGCTCGGCGAGATCTTCGGCGAGGCGGGCCAGCACGCCCGCTCGGCGGTGGGCGTGGCCGAGCTGCCGCTCGGCGTCCCGGTCGAGGTGGAACTGATCGTCGAGGTCGAATAA